One window from the genome of Grus americana isolate bGruAme1 chromosome 14, bGruAme1.mat, whole genome shotgun sequence encodes:
- the PROB1 gene encoding proline-rich basic protein 1 has product MMPCGKRDPILLSHAEPPSTNGEGPRSGGDGRRSASEEEGHLPGLPRDDLAKSMSGSSVSSYHSALCSEGTETFKDCLEFLDEEGTPPREAGRQGGCAEGAALGRWAPAGAPAIPPPPGPLTRLRQAQLSIAAKNSPAPGQGGRMGPLGRDRQPAATGGELALPRQPGGMLGGAPSDSDEADGEVRALTARAFHSLSGPPGARLDMCSSHTSSSLSNSLSEDNGRPRWWPAAGGESRGTAAALHSRVGWPFPAGVDGELLGLLGKEQFECVDVELESGEARKGHGKKRTVPKRQILLKRKERKETGFGPWGDGPAPQPPPPARKDPPSKGRAIGEDFRLNYKQFMKTASLDADTGKTRAASCLVKNVLTKKMQYEQRIRMEQKGLRGSSTSSGPSSAGTDLLGDGLEGKSSSLSRSDCSFSAEDLRGGGMPVAGGDTTTTRPAKGVVLSEATRESVCKLKTTFNELNERMKYQEVLGGHWLPNATEEPTSERIRYRRARALFEAQPEVGKALDVAPRFERVPKPWPSLKQRAIRPSHPQTLPFEANSLALPAAPPRRLFTSRAQEVRLVPQSQREEKPPAAPRQPPSPSTPPRGSPLAIPPRMEDKTKGCIPQPRDVRKLVKSSYSLCFGTVSASHGTTAPASGGEAPSATPLVIHCTSVCRRETATEPGDGEVLAAASHEPAPAHTEGPTKLASDQPSPARGSPVHITRVQATRRGVAAVEGPAASPPRRERSELRLPPRVPAVEGVPHLETHLHVLVGRRSPALAGEGSPAQSNAMLRTEKTVLLPPPPSSPTEGQDGRGHSGTRGLHAAEGPESTEQRHGGNDSGDHRARPPAGSGVHPQPGEPSERSAPKPPTSEQVSAGSSGSAGSTGPTAPFRAGEAGKGASGQLPEQREAWEHLPKWPAATEPYLPASPAENSNYLAIPVKAPKSSLMPKLSSVPSPASVSCGTPVVPKPVSTSFGTPLVPNPASTSFGTPLVPNPTSASFGTPLVPNLASISFGTPSVPKPASTSFGTPMVPNMTNSSFGYPAASSLASTSFGAPLVSNPTNKSFGTPLIPYPASASFGTPLVPNLCGAAFGTPLLPNSANASFGTPLVPNPSSVTFGTPLVPSPSRASFGTPSVPNVANSSLGSPLVPNPVPASLGHPSVSNVASSSFGSLLAPNPASAPLASGEAPWSKPTPEPPLPQPPEGLAAGEHPVSLPPAQPQPRLEDAPHFLRKTEGTSLSSKSTPSPTKPFAPHLPTHRRMLVDPDSGKCYYMEPPRQPQLKTLYDPETGQYLEVLIPPVASHAGLYQAPFNPLVMAPGVYAPPYMPYSSFPGLPAPPPPAAPSPVHPDLPAAENPSFSRTFSPAPKGEGPPAAGGPDCGYLESLYYIPTGMRASPGPSQPPARASPARPEKGPLLQM; this is encoded by the coding sequence ATGATGCCCTGTGGGAAGAGGGACCCCATCCTGCTCTCCCACGCCGAGCCACCCAGCACCAACGGCGAGGGTCCCCGCAGCGGTGGGGACGGCCGGCGGTCTGCATCGGAGGAGGAGGGCCACCTCCCCGGCCTCCCCCGCGACGACCTCGCCAAGAGCATGTCGGGCTCCTCCGTCTCCTCTTACCACTCTGCCCTGTGCTCGGAGGGGACAGAGACCTTCAAGGACTGCCTGGAGTTTCTGGATGAGGAGGGGACGCCCCCCCGGGAAGCGGGGCGGCAGGGTGGCTGTGCCgagggggctgccctggggcgCTGGGCTCCGGCGGGGGCCCCCGCCatccccccgccgcccggccccctCACCCGCCTGCGGCAGGCTCAGCTGTCCATCGCGGCTAAGAATAGCCCGGcgccggggcaggggggcaggaTGGGTCCCCTCGGCAGGGACCGGCAGCCTGCCGCCACCGGCGGGGAGCTGGCTCTGCCCCGGCAGCCCGGGGGGATGCTCGGCGGGGCACCCAGCGATTCGGACGAGGCGGACGGCGAGGTGCGGGCACTGACAGCCAGGGCTTTCCACAGCCTCTCGGGTCCTCCCGGTGCCCGCCTCGACATGTGCAGCTCCCAcacctcctccagcctctccaaCTCGCTGTCAGAGGACAACGGGCGGCCACGGTGGTGGCCAGCGGCCGGCGGCGAGTCCCGGGGCACAGCGGCAGCCCTCCACAGCAGGGTGGGCTGGCCCTTCCCCGCCGGCGTGGacggggagctgctgggcttgctggggaaggagcagttCGAGTGCGTGGACGTGGAGCTGGAGAGCGGGGAGGCCAGGAAGGGCCATGGCAAAAAGAGAACCGTTCCCAAGCGCCAGATCctgctgaagaggaaggagaggaaggagacgGGTTTTGGCCCCTGGGGTGACGGCCcagccccccaacccccaccccctgccaggAAGGACCCCCCCAGCAAGGGCAGGGCCATCGGAGAGGACTTCAGGCTCAACTACAAGCAGTTCATGAAGACAGCGTCCCTGGATGCTGACACCGGCAAGACCAGGGCGGCCTCTTGCCTGGTGAAAAACGTCCTCACCAAGAAAATGCAGTACGAGCAGAGGATCAGGATGGAGCAGAAGGGGCTGCGGGGCAGCTCGACCTCCTCCGGGCCATCCTCTGCTGGCACCGACCTGCTGGGGGACGGCCTGGAGGGCAAGTCCAGCTCGCTGTCCCGTTCAGACTGCAGCTTCTCAGCCGAGGACCTGCGGGGCGGCGGGATGCCGGTGGCCGGGGgggacaccaccaccacccgTCCCGCCAAGGGGGTGGTGCTGAGCGAGGCGACGAGGGAGAGCGTCTGCAAGCTGAAGACAACCTTCAACGAACTCAACGAGAGGATGAAGTaccaggaggtgctggggggccaCTGGCTGCCCAATGCCACCGAAGAACCAACATCGGAGAGGATCCGCTACCGGCGAGCACGCGCCTTGTTCGAAGCGCAGCCCGAGGTGGGGAAGGCGCTGGATGTTGCCCCCAGATTTGAGAGAGTGCCGAAGCCGTGGCCCAGCTTGAAGCAGCGAGCCATCCGCCCCAgccacccccaaaccctcccctTTGAGGCCAACAGCCTGGCgctccccgccgcgccgccccgacGCCTCTTCACCTCCCGAGCGCAGGAGGTGAGGCTGGTGCCGCAGAGCCAGCGGGAGGAGAAGCCACCAGCAGCGCCCCGCCAgccacccagccccagcaccccgccccgggggtccccgctGGCCATTCCCCCCAGGATGGAAGATAAGACGAAGGGGTgcatcccccagccccgggaCGTGCGCAAGCTGGTGAAGAGCAGCTACAGCCTCTGCTTCGGGACTGTCAGCGCATCCCATGGCACCACGGCACCGGCGAGCGGTGGGGAGGCGCCGTCGGCCACCCCACTTGTCATCCACTGCACCTCTGTCTGCCGACGGGAGACGGCAACCGAGCCAGGGGATGGGGaagtgctggcagctgccagccACGAGCCAGCCCCGGCACACACCGAGGGCCCCACAAAGCTTGCCAGTGACCAGCCTTCACCCGCCCGGGGCTCCCCCGTCCACATCACCAGGGTCCAGGCCACGCGGAGGGGGGTGGCCGCAGTGGAGGGACCGGCGGCATCCCCCCCACGCCGGGAGCGGAGCGAGCTCAGGCTGCCGCCGCGGGTGCCAGCGGTGGAGGGGGTGCCACACCTGGAGACCCACCTCCATGTCTTGGTGGGCCGGCGGTCCCCGGCGTTGGCCGGGGAGGGCTCCCCGGCTCAGAGCAATGCCATGCTGCGGACAGAGAAGACCGTTCTCCTCCCACCACCGCCGTCGAGTCCCACGGAGGGACAGGATGGACGGGGCCACAGTGGCACCAGAGGGCTCCACGCCGCCGAGGGGCCTGAGTCAACAGAGCAGCGGCATGGTGGCAACGACAGTGGGGACCACCGAGCCAGACCTCCAGCTGGCAGCGGCGTGCACCCACAGCCTGGGGAACCATCGGAGAGAAGCGCACCGAAGCCACCCACAAGCGAGCAAGTGTCGGCAGGGAGCAGCGGCTCTGCGGGCAGCACTGGCCCCACCGCCCCGTTTCGAGCCGGGGAGGCCGGCAAAGGTGCCTCTGGCCAGCTGCCGGAGCAGAGGGAGGCCTGGGAGCATTTACCAAAGTGGCCGGCAGCCACTGAGCCGTACCTTCCTGCTTCCCCGGCAGAGAACTCCAATTACTTAGCAATTCCTGTGAAAGCCCCCAAATCCTCTCTGATGCCAAAGCTGTCCTCggtccccagcccagccagcgTGTCCTGTGGGACCCCTGTGGTCCCCAAGCCAGTCAGCACATCCTTTGGGACCCCATTAGTCCCCAATCCAGCTAGCACATCTTTTGGGACCCCCTTGGTCCCCAACCCAACCAGCGCATCCTTTGGGACCCCCTTGGTCCCCAACCTGGCCAGCATATCTTTTGGGACCCCCTCAGTCCCCAAGCCAGCCAGCACATCCTTTGGGACCCCCATGGTTCCCAACATGACCAACTCATCTTTTGGCTACCCAGCAGCCTCCAGCCTGGCCAGCACATCATTTGGGGCTCCCTTGGTCTCCAACCCCACCAACAAGTCTTTTGGGACCCCCTTGATCCCCTACCCAGCCAGTGCATCCTTTGGGACCCCCTTGGTCCCCAACCTGTGTGGCGCAGCCTTTGGTACCCCCTTGCTCCCTAACTCAGCCAATGCATCCTTTGGGACCCCCTTGGTCCCTAATCCATCCAGTGTAACCTTTGGGACCCCCTTGGTCCCCAGTCCATCCCGTGCATCCTTTGGGACCCCCTCAGTCCCTAATGTGGCCAACTCATCACTTGGGTCCCCCTTGGTCCCCAACCCAGTCCCCGCTTCCCTTGGGCACCCATCAGTCTCCAACGTGGCCAGCTCATCCTTTGGTTCCCTTTTGGCCCCCAACCCAGCCAGCGCTCCACTGGCCAGTGGGGAAGCGCCCTGGAGCAAACCCACCCCCgagccccccctgccccagccccccgagggcctggcagctggggagcacCCGGTGtcgctgcccccagcccagccccaacCTCGCCTCGAGGATGCTCCCCATTTCCTAAGGAAGACTGAGGGCACCTCTCTGAGCAGTAAGAGTACGCCCAGCCCCACCAAGCCCTTCGCCCCCCACCTGCCCACGCACCGGAGGATGCTCGTCGATCCCGACAGTGGGAAATGCTACTACATGGAGCCGCCGCGGCAGCCCCAGCTGAAAACACTCTATGACCCTGAGACAGGGCAATACCTGGAGGTGCTCATCCCACCAGTGGCATCGCATGCCGGGCTCTACCAGGCTCCTTTCAACCCCCTGGTCATGGCCCCAGGGGTTTATGCTCCACCCTACATGCCCTACAGCAGCttcccagggctcccagcacccccaccgcccgctgccccctccccggtgcACCCTGACCTGCCGGCTGCCGAAAACCCCAGCTTCTCCAGGACCttcagccctgctcccaagggTGAGGGGCCACCCGCTGCTGGGGGTCCTGACTGCGGGTACCTGGAGAGCCTGTACTACATCCCCACGGGGATGCGGgccagccctggccccagccagccccctgcccgtgccagccctgccaggccCGAGAAGGGACCGCTGCTCCAGATGTGA